In uncultured Desulfovibrio sp., a single window of DNA contains:
- a CDS encoding sulfurtransferase gives MHKMCSQITVGGANVGGYPRSGSLIETDWLEANIDNPTLRIFDCSAYFHAEPGTGISNWQNGHIPGSAYVDLLEELSDPDSDLPLMMPTPERFSQVMGGLGLGRGTTAVLYDDTSNICAARLWWMLHAYGFNDAVVLNGGWRKWRMEHRRVTREQPVWCKAEFPMRPAPTVFVDKQVVLKNLRTNRALLIDALAPEIFDGSLQRYARPGHIPGSINVPAKALVDSKTMAFLPAVALRKIFSEAGLSVLRPTISYCGGGLAACSVAFALHLLGADNTTVYDASLFEWAADPTLPLETGKVER, from the coding sequence ATGCACAAGATGTGCTCGCAAATAACGGTTGGCGGCGCAAACGTTGGTGGTTATCCCAGATCGGGCAGCCTTATCGAAACAGACTGGCTTGAGGCGAACATTGATAATCCGACGTTAAGAATTTTCGATTGTAGCGCGTACTTTCACGCAGAACCGGGAACAGGAATAAGCAACTGGCAGAACGGGCATATTCCTGGAAGCGCCTACGTGGATTTGCTGGAGGAGCTCTCAGATCCGGATAGTGACCTGCCCCTGATGATGCCAACGCCAGAACGGTTTTCTCAGGTGATGGGGGGATTGGGATTGGGGCGTGGAACAACGGCCGTTCTTTACGATGACACGAGCAACATTTGTGCCGCCAGACTGTGGTGGATGCTCCATGCCTACGGCTTTAACGACGCCGTGGTCCTTAACGGTGGTTGGCGGAAGTGGAGAATGGAACACCGCCGGGTCACACGGGAGCAGCCCGTTTGGTGCAAGGCCGAATTCCCCATGCGACCGGCTCCTACAGTTTTTGTTGACAAACAGGTGGTACTAAAAAACTTGCGAACCAACCGGGCCTTGCTCATCGATGCGTTGGCCCCGGAGATATTTGACGGATCGTTACAACGGTATGCAAGACCAGGGCATATTCCCGGCAGCATCAATGTTCCTGCAAAAGCGTTGGTGGATTCAAAGACCATGGCTTTTCTGCCCGCAGTGGCCCTCAGGAAAATATTCTCGGAGGCGGGTTTGAGCGTGTTAAGGCCTACTATTTCATATTGTGGAGGAGGTTTGGCCGCCTGTAGCGTTGCTTTTGCCTTACACCTGTTGGGTGCTGATAACACAACTGTTTATGATGCGTCGCTGTTCGAATGGGCCGCAGACCCGACGTTGCCTCTTGAGACAGGGAAAGTTGAGAGGTAA
- a CDS encoding Arm DNA-binding domain-containing protein, whose amino-acid sequence MPLSGISVRNAKPQQKPAKLFDGGGLFLFIAPTGGKMWRLKYRFQGKEKLLALGVYPDVGLKEAAKGVMKPENSLPWAMTPAK is encoded by the coding sequence ATGCCCCTTTCTGGCATCAGCGTTCGCAATGCCAAGCCACAACAAAAACCCGCCAAGCTCTTCGATGGTGGCGGCCTCTTCCTCTTTATCGCCCCAACTGGCGGCAAGATGTGGCGGCTAAAATACCGCTTCCAGGGGAAAGAAAAGCTCTTGGCCTTGGGGGTGTACCCAGACGTGGGCTTGAAAGAGGCCGCAAAAGGCGTGATGAAGCCAGAGAACAGCTTGCCATGGGCAATGACCCCGGCGAAGTAA
- a CDS encoding LysR family transcriptional regulator encodes MELRDLRTFVTLASLLNFNQTGKVLNAAQSTVSMRIKALEDELDVRLFERLGRKVVLTESGLKLLQYARKMLEIEEEARASVNDNAASGNVTIKVPESLECHRMPGVLLAFRRKIPTSRVRILPCIAGNVAEDLRRGVTDLAFVFAYEPSARDINAAFLGTDELVAVAAPEHPLAGMNMVGPADILKHSLLLAASDCSYRRTFEIFLSETANLPQPSVECDCVAAAISMVRAGLGLTILPEMAVRDHIAAGALRRLPLIGGPFETGVFMLWHKDKWLSPCLRDFMAVCREHLMRG; translated from the coding sequence ATGGAACTGCGCGACCTGCGAACATTCGTCACTCTTGCTTCACTGCTTAACTTCAACCAAACAGGAAAGGTACTGAATGCAGCGCAATCCACTGTATCTATGCGTATTAAGGCGCTTGAAGACGAACTTGATGTTCGCCTGTTCGAACGGCTGGGACGCAAGGTTGTTTTGACGGAATCTGGGCTCAAGCTGTTACAGTATGCCAGAAAAATGCTCGAAATAGAGGAGGAAGCCAGGGCTTCTGTCAATGACAATGCCGCATCCGGCAACGTGACCATAAAGGTTCCGGAATCTCTGGAATGTCACCGGATGCCCGGCGTTCTGCTTGCGTTTCGGCGCAAGATCCCAACAAGCAGAGTTCGCATTCTTCCTTGTATCGCGGGTAACGTGGCCGAAGATTTGCGCCGGGGGGTGACGGATTTGGCCTTTGTGTTTGCCTACGAGCCGTCTGCACGGGATATTAATGCGGCATTTTTGGGCACGGATGAGCTTGTGGCCGTGGCTGCACCGGAGCATCCGTTGGCGGGCATGAATATGGTAGGACCGGCAGACATCCTGAAGCATAGCCTCCTGCTGGCGGCTTCGGATTGTAGCTATCGCCGAACATTTGAAATTTTTTTGTCGGAAACAGCCAACCTGCCCCAACCGTCAGTGGAATGCGACTGCGTCGCCGCAGCGATCAGTATGGTTCGCGCTGGTCTTGGCTTGACCATACTTCCAGAAATGGCTGTGCGTGATCACATCGCAGCGGGTGCGTTGCGGCGGCTGCCGTTGATTGGCGGACCTTTTGAAACTGGCGTATTCATGCTGTGGCACAAAGATAAATGGCTTTCCCCGTGCTTGCGGGATTTTATGGCCGTGTGCCGCGAGCACCTGATGCGGGGGTAG
- a CDS encoding methyl-accepting chemotaxis protein, producing MKLSVKLMLMSGFLLLLATLVGGFSLIEMANINKGSTDISENWLRSTRSVMNSTLLTSEYRLAEALFVYAKTDEENSVYKKRMETALSALDKTKIGYVKLISSQKEQQAFDTFSRQWAQYIQVSAQIIQLSNDNKLEAAIDIFRGKSRALFEQSNASLMELVNINTEGADAASKSCDELYERARILVSSLLIAALLVGAGAVAFIVRGTHKQLGKDPSELNAIAHRVVEGDYNVDDGCQKLGVYDSIIAMVNALKVNIEHAQEESARAHEAAESARIAQGEALEAQHRAESARKEGLLDAANQLENVVHVIASASEQLSAQIEESSRGAEQQADRIADTATAVGEMNSAVLEVAKNASYGAHLSAEMQEKARSGDHVTSQCQSAIADVQNDAAALKVSMDVLSGHAQAINEIMTVISDIADQTNLLALNAAIEAARAGDAGRGFAVVADEVRKLAEKTMASTLDVGKAIHAIQESSQDGVHRMDAAVNKVNLATELSLQSGEALKVILGLAEQTADQVQGIATASEEQSASAEEIAQSVDHVNSISRETALAMSEASKAVSDLAAQAQRLAAIITDLKNA from the coding sequence ATGAAGCTTAGCGTTAAGCTCATGCTTATGTCTGGATTCCTTTTGCTGCTTGCAACGTTAGTTGGTGGATTCAGCCTGATTGAGATGGCAAACATCAACAAGGGGTCTACTGATATAAGTGAAAACTGGTTGCGCTCTACACGAAGTGTGATGAATTCAACTCTGCTGACTTCGGAATACAGGCTTGCTGAGGCTTTGTTTGTATATGCAAAAACAGATGAAGAAAATAGCGTTTATAAAAAACGAATGGAAACTGCTTTATCAGCGCTCGATAAAACAAAAATTGGTTATGTTAAACTAATATCTTCGCAAAAAGAGCAACAAGCATTTGACACTTTTTCGAGGCAATGGGCACAATATATTCAGGTTAGTGCTCAAATAATCCAGCTTTCAAATGACAATAAATTGGAAGCGGCGATTGATATATTCAGAGGAAAATCCAGAGCCCTTTTCGAGCAGAGCAATGCATCGCTCATGGAGCTTGTAAATATCAATACTGAAGGGGCCGACGCCGCCAGTAAGTCGTGCGATGAACTTTATGAAAGGGCGAGAATACTGGTCAGCTCATTGCTTATAGCGGCCTTGCTGGTAGGTGCCGGTGCTGTTGCGTTTATTGTTCGCGGCACTCACAAGCAGCTTGGCAAAGACCCCAGTGAACTGAACGCCATTGCGCACCGGGTTGTTGAAGGCGATTATAACGTTGATGACGGCTGCCAAAAGCTCGGCGTGTACGATTCCATCATTGCCATGGTAAACGCGCTGAAGGTGAATATAGAGCACGCTCAGGAAGAATCCGCACGTGCGCACGAGGCGGCAGAAAGTGCCCGCATTGCTCAGGGCGAGGCACTGGAGGCCCAACACCGTGCAGAGAGCGCGCGTAAAGAAGGCCTGCTTGATGCGGCGAACCAACTGGAAAACGTTGTGCACGTCATTGCCTCTGCATCAGAACAGCTTTCTGCGCAAATTGAAGAATCTTCCCGGGGTGCGGAACAGCAGGCAGACCGTATCGCAGATACGGCAACTGCTGTGGGCGAAATGAATTCTGCGGTGCTTGAGGTGGCGAAGAATGCTTCCTATGGCGCGCATCTGTCTGCTGAGATGCAGGAAAAGGCCCGCTCTGGCGATCATGTGACATCGCAATGCCAGAGTGCGATTGCTGATGTGCAAAACGATGCCGCTGCTCTCAAGGTCAGTATGGATGTGCTTTCCGGGCATGCCCAAGCCATCAACGAAATTATGACCGTTATTTCGGACATTGCTGATCAGACCAATTTGCTGGCACTCAATGCCGCCATTGAGGCCGCACGCGCAGGCGATGCTGGCCGAGGTTTTGCCGTGGTGGCTGACGAGGTGCGCAAGCTTGCTGAGAAGACCATGGCCTCGACCCTCGATGTGGGCAAAGCCATTCATGCCATTCAGGAAAGCTCGCAAGATGGCGTACATCGCATGGACGCAGCAGTGAATAAGGTAAACCTTGCCACAGAGTTGTCGTTGCAAAGCGGCGAGGCGCTGAAGGTGATTCTTGGGCTGGCAGAACAGACCGCCGATCAGGTGCAGGGAATTGCCACAGCAAGCGAAGAGCAATCAGCTTCTGCCGAGGAAATTGCCCAGTCGGTCGACCATGTAAACTCCATTTCGAGAGAAACGGCCTTGGCGATGAGTGAGGCGAGCAAGGCTGTTTCTGATCTGGCAGCACAGGCTCAAAGACTTGCCGCCATTATTACCGACCTCAAGAATGCCTAA
- a CDS encoding HD domain-containing phosphohydrolase: MNIERPTVLVVDDDVSNLYVIMEALKDQYVVVTATNGTRALNKAIAAPLPDIILLDVMMPDISGYDVCTKLKGNEATRGVPVIFVTALSEIGDETKGLELGAVDYITKPINPSLVKARVRNQLELKRHRDRLEAMVRERTKELVLTQQATIEMLADLAETRDPETGCHIKRTQEYVCALAHAARQLSDLELFMDDESIDMLYHSAVLHDIGKVGVPDAILNKEGKLSKEEFSMMKEHCIIGYKAMLGAQRKLGENSFLRLAGEIALTHHERWNGTGYPRGLSGAEIPISGRIVAVADVYDALVCQRIYKPPFTHKEAVNIIVGESGKQFDPRFVKAFLAIESQIEKISVEYADYKA, translated from the coding sequence TTGAATATTGAACGTCCCACAGTGCTCGTAGTTGATGACGATGTCAGCAATCTCTACGTAATTATGGAAGCACTGAAAGATCAATATGTAGTGGTGACGGCCACCAATGGAACACGGGCTCTCAACAAGGCCATCGCCGCCCCCTTGCCCGACATTATTCTGCTGGATGTCATGATGCCCGACATCAGTGGTTACGATGTGTGCACAAAGCTCAAGGGCAATGAAGCTACCCGAGGTGTTCCCGTTATTTTTGTTACCGCCCTTAGTGAAATCGGCGATGAAACAAAAGGTCTTGAACTAGGAGCCGTGGACTATATCACCAAGCCCATCAATCCTTCGCTGGTCAAAGCGCGGGTGCGCAACCAGTTGGAACTGAAACGCCACCGAGACCGGTTGGAGGCAATGGTGCGGGAACGCACCAAGGAACTTGTGCTTACCCAGCAGGCAACAATTGAAATGCTGGCCGACCTTGCTGAAACCCGTGATCCCGAAACCGGCTGCCACATCAAGCGCACTCAGGAATATGTATGCGCGCTGGCTCATGCGGCAAGGCAACTTTCTGATCTTGAACTGTTTATGGATGATGAATCTATTGACATGCTGTATCATTCCGCAGTGTTGCATGATATCGGCAAGGTCGGTGTTCCTGATGCAATATTGAATAAAGAGGGGAAGCTTAGCAAGGAAGAGTTTTCCATGATGAAGGAGCACTGTATTATTGGATATAAGGCAATGTTGGGAGCACAGAGAAAGTTAGGAGAAAATTCATTTTTGCGCCTGGCTGGAGAAATTGCATTGACACATCATGAAAGATGGAATGGAACAGGATACCCTAGAGGCCTTTCTGGTGCAGAGATTCCAATTTCAGGTCGCATCGTAGCAGTTGCAGATGTTTATGACGCACTTGTTTGTCAACGTATATATAAACCGCCGTTCACCCATAAAGAAGCGGTTAATATTATTGTTGGTGAAAGCGGAAAGCAGTTTGATCCAAGGTTTGTGAAAGCGTTTTTGGCTATTGAATCACAAATAGAAAAGATTTCAGTAGAATATGCAGATTATAAAGCCTGA
- a CDS encoding helix-turn-helix domain-containing protein — protein MNRINSFFKDWKSHEGVTTIKQIEAPFGSVILSLEKAGSVIVQPPVDKLWFSIALLNTSIDRKVENWHLEKMRIAAFNASINPQGRALWASYLEDCMSIHVFFDQKYLCEFADQLGCKLDVSKVYPIHGIQNPQFSAVAKSILMPLFVPEMQSFHLDSTMQQALRHICDMYNIKGCFDGARMSKSQLQRVCEYIDENIAEKLTVEKLARVAHQNRTAFSTKFKNTTGMPPHKFIIQRRIAMAEKLLRDSEHTITEISAICGFTDLAHFCHVFKRCHGVSPQQFNKT, from the coding sequence ATGAATAGAATAAATTCCTTTTTCAAGGATTGGAAATCACATGAAGGTGTGACTACAATAAAGCAAATTGAAGCACCTTTTGGAAGTGTCATATTGTCTCTTGAAAAAGCAGGAAGCGTTATTGTACAGCCGCCAGTGGACAAACTCTGGTTTTCAATAGCTCTTTTAAATACAAGCATTGATCGCAAGGTCGAAAATTGGCATTTGGAAAAAATGAGAATAGCCGCATTCAATGCATCAATAAACCCTCAGGGAAGGGCATTGTGGGCATCGTATCTTGAAGATTGCATGTCAATACATGTATTTTTTGATCAAAAATACTTGTGTGAATTTGCAGACCAGTTGGGATGCAAGTTGGATGTAAGCAAGGTGTATCCAATCCATGGCATACAGAATCCGCAGTTTTCAGCGGTTGCGAAAAGCATTTTGATGCCTCTATTTGTACCTGAAATGCAAAGCTTTCATCTTGACAGCACAATGCAGCAAGCCTTGAGACATATTTGCGATATGTATAATATAAAAGGTTGCTTTGATGGGGCAAGGATGAGCAAATCTCAGTTGCAACGTGTGTGCGAGTATATTGATGAAAATATCGCAGAAAAACTCACTGTAGAAAAGCTTGCGCGGGTGGCTCATCAAAACAGAACCGCATTTTCAACAAAATTTAAAAATACAACGGGGATGCCCCCTCACAAGTTTATAATCCAGCGGCGTATTGCGATGGCAGAAAAACTGTTGCGTGATTCAGAGCATACGATCACAGAAATAAGTGCTATTTGCGGGTTTACTGATCTCGCCCATTTTTGCCATGTATTTAAGCGCTGTCATGGTGTGTCGCCGCAGCAGTTCAATAAAACCTAA